A region of the Phytoactinopolyspora mesophila genome:
CAACGGCCCGGCTGCGGAGATTGCGCAGCCCGATCTTCGCAGTGGCGCCGAGCACGCTGCGGTGGCGACGCGCGATCGATTCCATCGCGTCACCAATCCGGTCGGCCTGCGCGTCCGTGAGGATCAGCGGCGGCTCGATCCGCATCACGTTCGGGTTGTTCAGCGTGTTGATCGTGATGATGTTGTGCTCCTGCCGGAGCAGCGCCGCGGCGACCGCGCCAGCGTATTCGCGGGCGAAGCCGGCCCCGATGCGCGGTGAGCCGAACTGGATACCGATCAGCAGACCGCGCCCGCGAACCTCGTCGATCAGCGGGTAGCGATCGGCGATGTCCCGCAGCCTGGCGATAAGCCGCCGGCCCACGCGGTCCGCGTGCCCCGGGAGCCGATCGCGCAGCAGGATCTCGAGCGTCTTCAGCCCGACGGCGCAGGCTCTCGACCCGCCGCCGAAGGTGGACGTGTGCAGGTGCGCGGTGTCGCGGCTGCCGTACACCCGGTCCCAGACGTCCGCCCGCGCGAGGCAGGCCCCGAGCGGGAACAATCCGCCGCCGAGCCCCTTGGCGAGACACAGGATGTCGGGCGCGACGTTGTCGCGGTCGCACGCGAACAGCGTGCCGGTCCGGCCGAGCCCGGTTTGGATCTCGTCGACCACGAGCAGGGTCCCAGTCTCGCGGCACAGCCGCTCGGCGCCTTTGAGATACCCGTCGGGCGGCAGGACGATCCCACCCTCGCCCTGGATGGGCTCGACGAAGAAGCCGCCGAAGTCCTTCGTCCGGAGTGCCTTCTCGAGGGCGTCGAGGTCGCCGTACGGCACCCGCTCGCAGCCGGGAAGCAGCGGCCCGAACGGCTTCTGGTAGACGGGACGGCCGGACACCGAGAGAGCGCCTATCGACTTGCCGTGGAACGAGTTGGTCGTCGAGAGCAGCCCGGTGCGGCCCATGCTGCCGCGGACCAGCTTGATCGCGGCTTCGATCGCCTCCGTTCCGCTGTTGCAGAAGAAGACCCGGCCCAGGTCGCCCGGTGCCACCCGCAGAAGCGACACGGCCAGCGCGGGGGTAACCGCCCCCGGCCAGATCTGGAGGAAGCCGGGCAGCGCGGCCACCCCGTCGAGGGCGGCGATCACCTCCGGATGGTTGTGACCGAGGTTCACCGAGCCGAAGCCGGCGAGACAGTCGAGGAACTCATTGCCCTGATCGTCGGTGAGGACAGCGCCGTGAGCCCGGACGACCGCACCGGTCTCGCCGAGGATGCGAGCTTCGGCAACCGCAGTTGGGTTGATCGCCTCGGCGTACCACCGCATCGCCTCGGCGTGAGACGCGTCGAGCGCGGCATCGAGCGTGATGATCTCTGGCTGTGCGTGGGGGGCGGTCTTCGGTGCGACAGACATGATTACCTCCTGCTTCGCTCCTATTGCCTCGGATGACCGCTAGCCTCGGCCTTGAGGTGTCAGTCGAGCGTCAATGGAGCGTCAGTCGGCTG
Encoded here:
- a CDS encoding aspartate aminotransferase family protein, which gives rise to MSVAPKTAPHAQPEIITLDAALDASHAEAMRWYAEAINPTAVAEARILGETGAVVRAHGAVLTDDQGNEFLDCLAGFGSVNLGHNHPEVIAALDGVAALPGFLQIWPGAVTPALAVSLLRVAPGDLGRVFFCNSGTEAIEAAIKLVRGSMGRTGLLSTTNSFHGKSIGALSVSGRPVYQKPFGPLLPGCERVPYGDLDALEKALRTKDFGGFFVEPIQGEGGIVLPPDGYLKGAERLCRETGTLLVVDEIQTGLGRTGTLFACDRDNVAPDILCLAKGLGGGLFPLGACLARADVWDRVYGSRDTAHLHTSTFGGGSRACAVGLKTLEILLRDRLPGHADRVGRRLIARLRDIADRYPLIDEVRGRGLLIGIQFGSPRIGAGFAREYAGAVAAALLRQEHNIITINTLNNPNVMRIEPPLILTDAQADRIGDAMESIARRHRSVLGATAKIGLRNLRSRAVGSVPS